A genome region from Glutamicibacter arilaitensis Re117 includes the following:
- a CDS encoding IS256-like element ISAar5 family transposase, producing MGIESISVKLTGQSHTCIICHSRLKKNGTTSKGTQRWRCITCNASTVFKREDTTARNQLTGFVTWLMSKHSQAEFGGGTGRTFRHQTAWCWNVHPYLHHTGEVFDEIQVDGIYLRQGWCLLIAIAHGRVIGWQWCDREKAEAWTVLLQHFPEPKVVVTDGGSGLMKALKEFWPNVKIQRCLVHIQRNVRTYLTLNPRLPAGKSLRRLSLKLTKIRTQEAAAEWIAAFAAWHAENHELINERTYAADWSGAWPRGLRRNRKWWYTHDRLRSAYESMNKALRRGHLFTYLDKDLNGLGINATTNMIEGAVNSGIRAMIFYHRGMPIEHRRRACEWFCWTHADEGNRPALRTLLRPEHYTPETKKKAQHMVDEAPIGPELYGTGPSAEDGQFIRSGWMRNIY from the coding sequence ATGGGTATTGAATCCATAAGTGTGAAGCTTACTGGACAATCCCATACTTGTATTATCTGTCATTCCCGACTGAAGAAAAACGGAACCACCTCCAAAGGAACCCAGCGCTGGCGCTGCATCACCTGCAATGCCAGCACCGTTTTCAAACGCGAAGACACCACCGCCCGCAACCAACTCACCGGCTTCGTCACCTGGCTGATGAGCAAACATTCCCAAGCCGAATTCGGCGGCGGAACCGGCCGCACCTTCCGGCATCAGACCGCTTGGTGCTGGAACGTGCACCCCTACCTGCATCACACCGGCGAGGTCTTCGACGAGATCCAAGTCGACGGCATCTATCTGCGCCAAGGCTGGTGCCTGCTGATCGCCATCGCTCACGGACGTGTCATCGGATGGCAGTGGTGCGACCGCGAAAAAGCCGAGGCGTGGACCGTGTTGCTGCAGCATTTCCCCGAACCAAAAGTCGTGGTGACCGACGGCGGATCAGGCTTGATGAAAGCGCTCAAAGAGTTCTGGCCGAACGTGAAAATTCAACGCTGCTTGGTGCATATCCAGCGCAACGTGCGCACCTACCTGACCCTGAATCCGCGTTTGCCTGCAGGGAAGTCGTTACGTCGTTTGAGCCTGAAACTCACGAAAATCCGGACGCAGGAAGCTGCGGCAGAATGGATTGCCGCCTTCGCTGCGTGGCATGCCGAAAACCACGAGCTGATCAATGAACGCACCTACGCTGCTGACTGGTCCGGTGCTTGGCCGCGGGGCCTGCGACGCAACCGCAAGTGGTGGTACACCCACGATCGGCTACGCAGCGCCTACGAGTCGATGAACAAAGCCCTGCGACGCGGGCATCTGTTCACCTACCTGGACAAGGACCTGAACGGCTTGGGAATCAACGCGACGACGAACATGATTGAAGGTGCGGTGAATTCCGGCATCCGGGCCATGATTTTCTATCACCGCGGGATGCCCATTGAGCATCGCCGGCGGGCGTGCGAGTGGTTCTGCTGGACTCATGCGGATGAAGGAAACCGCCCGGCCTTGCGGACACTGTTGCGTCCGGAGCATTACACTCCCGAAACGAAGAAGAAGGCGCAGCACATGGTTGACGAAGCACCAATCGGCCCGGAGCTTTATGGCACCGGCCCCAGCGCTGAGGATGGGCAATTCATTCGCAGTGGTTGGATGAGAAATATCTACTAG